The Paenibacillus beijingensis nucleotide sequence GCTGCTTCTGGCCGCCGCTCAGCTGCGCAGGATAGTGATCGGCATGCTCGTCCAGTCCCACCAGGTGAAGCAGCTCCGTCACCCGCTTGCGGATGTCGGCGGCCGGCTTGCCGGCGGCCTTGAGCGCAAATGCGACATTGTCGAACACCGTCTTGCTGCTGATGAGATTGAAATGCTGAAAGATCATGCCGATTTTTTGGCGGGCGATCCGCAGCTCCTCTTTCGAAAGGACGGTCAAATCGACGTTGTCCACCACGACCCGGCCCGACGTCGGCTTCTCCAGCAGATTGATGCAGCGCAGCACCGAGCTCTTGCCGGCCCCGCTGTACCCGACGATGCCGAATATTTGTCCTCTTGGAATGGTCAAATTAACGTTGTCGACACCGGTGACGGTTCCCTTTTTCGTTTTATATTCCTTATGCAGCTCAATAAGCTGAATCATGATTGTCCCCTCCAAGTAAAAACGCCCTTTCCATTTAGAAAAAGGCGTCACCATACGAGTACCTGTATCGATTATGACTGGGTTTCATCGGTTGACCTTATCTTGACCATAGGGTAAAAAAGATGAGTTTCACACAAACTAAATCATACTATTCTACTAGGTTATTGTCAATGATAGAATGGGAGCCGGGCGATCAAGTTTATTTTTCAAAGCGGCTTCTATAGCTTGTTCGATTTCGTTATAATATGGCAGTATGTATTCCGGTCCGGCGGATTCGTAACTTAAACTTTATTTGGAGGCTGTATATGCAGAAAGAATCCCCTGCCAACGTCAAAATTATCAATGCCGATCCGAGCGCGCTCGGCTTGTTTGGACTTGCCATCGTTACGCTGGTGGCCTCTTCCCAGAAGCTCGGCATTACGTCCGGCTACAGCTATGTGATCCCGTGGGCGATTTTCCTGGGCGCATTCGCCCAGCTGTTCGCCTGCATCCAGGATTCCAAGCGCAACAATACATTCGGCACAACGGCTTTCGGCGCCTACGCGTTCTTTTGGTTCGCAACGGCGGTGAACTGGTTGATTAAGATCGGCGCTCTTGGCGCCCCGCTTGCCGAAGGAGCCGACGGCAATCAGCTCGGTTTTGCGTTTGCCGGTTATTTCGTGTTTACGCTGTTTATGACTTTAGGTGCGCTTGAAACGAACAAAGTGTTGATCATCATCTTTGTTCTGATCGATTTTCTCTTTCTCGGCCTTACGCTCGACGCATTCGGCATCGCGCCGCACCTGTTCCACGCCGTAGCCGCTTATGCGGAGCTGGGCATCGGAATCGTCTCGCTGTACGGCGCGGGCGCTTCTGTGCTGAACATCCATTTCGGCCGCACGTTTCTGCCCGTCGGCGCGCCGCTCGGCATCTTTAAGCCGAGACGCTAGCCTTTTGCTGCCGTAATAGCGGCAGCTCCTCACCCCTTATATACGGAATGGGAACGGACAGAGAGTGCATATGCCGGACGAATGTACGCCATCCTCCGAACCACATCCTGACGAACAACCAAGGTATCGGCATCAACAACAGGTAACGCTTCACCGCCAGCTCATAAACAATGCCCGCAAATTCGCGAATGCCGAAATTGCGGGCATTGTTCCATTTTCACCCGCCTCATCAGTATATAAACAGATACTATATCACACGAATGTGCGTACTTCCGAAAAATGATTTATTCCCTATAATGGATCGTAGATTGCAAATGGGAAAGGATGTATGCACATGCCGCAAATGAAAGCTGTCGGTTTGCACCGGTATTTGCCGGTTAACGACCCCGAAAGTTTGATTGACGTCACGCTGGAGAAGCCCATCCCGCAGGGACGGGATTTGCTCGTACAAGTAAAAGCCGTTTCCGTTAATCCGGTCGATGTCAAAGTGCGCGCGCCAAAGCAAAAAACGGAAAGCTCGCCGCGCGTTCTCGGCTGGGATGCAGCCGGGATCGTGGAGGCCGTAGGACCGGATTGCACGCTGTTCCGGCCGGGAGACGAGGTCTATTATGCCGGCAGCATTACCCGTCCGGGCTGCAACAGCGAGTTTCATATCGTCGACGAACGGATTGTCGGAACGAAACCGCGCACGCTCGATTTTGCCCAGGCGGCGGCTTTGCCGTTAACGGCCATCACCGCATGGGAAGGATTGTTTGAGCGGCTCGGCATTTCGCAGCGCAAAGCCGACAATGAAGGCAAATCGGTACTCATCGTCGGTGCCGCCGGAGGCGTCGGCTCCATCGCGACCCAGCTTGCGGCAGATGCCGGATTGACGGTCATCGGTACCGCCTCCCGGCCGGAAACGTCCGAGTGGGCGCGGCAGCATGGAGCCGCATACACGATCAGTCATTACGAGCCTTTCACCGCCCAGCTGAAGCAGCACGGTTTGACATCGGTGGACTATATTTTTTGCTTGAACAACACGGATCAGCATTGGGAGCAAATGGCCGAGGCGATCGCCCCGCAGGGAAAAATATGCTCAATCGTCGAGACCGCCGCGCCGGTAAACCTGAAGCTGCTGAAAAACAAGAGCGCCGCGTTTGTTTGGGAGTTGATGTTTACGAGACCGATGTATGAAACGGAAGATATGATCGAGCAGCATCTGCTCTTAAACCGGGTTGCGGAAAAAATCGACGCCGGCGAGCTGCGGACAACGTTAAAGGAACGGCTCGCGCCGATCAATGCCGCCACCTTGCGCCAGGTCCATCAAATGGTCGAATCGGGCCGCACCATCGGCAAAATCGTTGTGGAGCATTTCGATTAAGAAACGAAGAGGAAGAGGCTGTTCCTTAAAGGGCGATCCTTGAGGGCGGCCTCTTGTTACTACTTCTCCGGAAGGGGGAGCGAACCATGGTCTGGCTTCATAAACGTTAAGATGAATTCGGTTTCATTTTCAGTGGACCGGAACGAAATTTTTCCGCCGTGGTTTTCCATGATTTGCTTGCAAATCGTTAAACCAAGACCCGTGCCATGCTCTCTTCCCGTTACAAACGGCTGGAACAATTTGTGCTGAATGTCGTCCGGAATTTTCGGTCCGTTGTTTGTAATTTTCAGATGGATCCATTGCTCGTCCTCTTCGCTTGCGATCCAGATCCGCTTCCCATCGCGCACGTTTCGAAGCGCATCGATACCGTTGTTGAGCAAATTGGAAACCACCTGCTGGATCGGCTTCTTTTGCACGTGAAGAGGCAGCAGCTCTTCGGGCAAGTCGATTGACAACTCGATATTTTCGCTGCTCAGAAGCGGGTTGACTAAAACAAGCACCGATTGAATGAGATCCCGGGCCTGCAGGCTGACGAACTTTTCTTCGACCGGTTTTTTGGAAAAGCTCAAAAATCCCGTTATTTGCATATGGATCATATCGAATTCCGTTTCGATAATTTGAATGTATTTCTCAACCGCCTGCAGCGATTGTTCCGGCAGCCGGGTGCGGATCAGCTTGATGAACCCTTTGATGGAGGTCAAAGGATTGCGGATTTCATGCGCCATACTGGCCGCCATTTTCCCGACCAGACTTAATTTATCCTCATGCAGCTCGTCTAATTCCCGGTCCTTTTCCTCCAGCAGCGAGCGGGCGTTGGTCCAATAGAAGTGGGAAACCTCTCTTTCAAAGGCGTCGATCCGTCTGTTTAAAACGGTAATCAACTTTATGACGGCAGCCGAATCGAATGGAGCATCGGATAAGGCTTCAAAAAACGCTTGGCGGAAAATGTGCGTGCTGTGTGCGATATGAACGAGGGGTACTTTTTTTTGAAATAATGCCTCGCACCACTGCGGCACCTGCTCAAAGGTCGGATGTTGATTGACGGGGATGTGGATGTCCATCATCAAATCAAAATAACGCGCTCCCTCTGTTCTTAATTT carries:
- a CDS encoding zinc-binding alcohol dehydrogenase family protein, translated to MPQMKAVGLHRYLPVNDPESLIDVTLEKPIPQGRDLLVQVKAVSVNPVDVKVRAPKQKTESSPRVLGWDAAGIVEAVGPDCTLFRPGDEVYYAGSITRPGCNSEFHIVDERIVGTKPRTLDFAQAAALPLTAITAWEGLFERLGISQRKADNEGKSVLIVGAAGGVGSIATQLAADAGLTVIGTASRPETSEWARQHGAAYTISHYEPFTAQLKQHGLTSVDYIFCLNNTDQHWEQMAEAIAPQGKICSIVETAAPVNLKLLKNKSAAFVWELMFTRPMYETEDMIEQHLLLNRVAEKIDAGELRTTLKERLAPINAATLRQVHQMVESGRTIGKIVVEHFD
- a CDS encoding sensor histidine kinase encodes the protein MDRTLEFVRLQKNAIIENWVNAVETEYPHFYDLHKLRTEGARYFDLMMDIHIPVNQHPTFEQVPQWCEALFQKKVPLVHIAHSTHIFRQAFFEALSDAPFDSAAVIKLITVLNRRIDAFEREVSHFYWTNARSLLEEKDRELDELHEDKLSLVGKMAASMAHEIRNPLTSIKGFIKLIRTRLPEQSLQAVEKYIQIIETEFDMIHMQITGFLSFSKKPVEEKFVSLQARDLIQSVLVLVNPLLSSENIELSIDLPEELLPLHVQKKPIQQVVSNLLNNGIDALRNVRDGKRIWIASEEDEQWIHLKITNNGPKIPDDIQHKLFQPFVTGREHGTGLGLTICKQIMENHGGKISFRSTENETEFILTFMKPDHGSLPLPEK
- a CDS encoding acetate uptake transporter, whose translation is MQKESPANVKIINADPSALGLFGLAIVTLVASSQKLGITSGYSYVIPWAIFLGAFAQLFACIQDSKRNNTFGTTAFGAYAFFWFATAVNWLIKIGALGAPLAEGADGNQLGFAFAGYFVFTLFMTLGALETNKVLIIIFVLIDFLFLGLTLDAFGIAPHLFHAVAAYAELGIGIVSLYGAGASVLNIHFGRTFLPVGAPLGIFKPRR